The stretch of DNA TTTGGTAAGTTCAGTTCTTCGTCCTTTGTAAAAACGACTTCCAGAGAAGCTCAGGGTTAGCTCTTTTTTAGCACGTGTAATGGCGACATAACCCAAACGACGTTCTTCTTCAATGTCGCTACCATCTCCAATGAGGGGGAAAAAGCCCTCTTCCAAACCAATGACAAAGAGATATTCAAACTCCAAGCCTTTACTTGCGTGAATGCTCATAATCGAGATATTTTCACTATCAATCTGATCTTGGTCACTTTGGAGTGCTAGTTCATTTAAGAAGTCATCCACACCCATTTGTGGATTTTGCTTCACGTAATCACGGAAAAGTCCGTAAAACTCATCAATGTTGGAAAGACGATCTAAGGAATCAGGTTGATTGTTGTAATACTCTTTAATCGCAAAGGACTCTTCAATCGCATCGATCATATCGTACGTAGAGTTTTGCTGAATGCTCTGCATATGGGCAATGTTTTGAACAAACTCTTTGAGGGCTAGCGAAGCTTTTTTGGTTGCGTCTTTTTCAATCGCAGCTTCATTACATGTAATGTACTCATAAATCGACTGATGGTTGTCGTAGGCTGATTTAAAGATACGATCAATGGTCACTTTACCAAGACCTCGTTTAGGGCGATTGATAATGCGCTTGATGGAAAAATCATCATGGGGATTGGCAATCACACGCAGGTAACTGATGACATCTTTGACCTCAGCACGCTCATAAAACTTGACACCACCTACCATATTGTAAGGAATTTTCTCTTTGTTAAGCCCTTCTTCGAGTGAACGGCTAAGAGCATTAATGCGGTATAAAACAGCAATTTCATGAGGGTTTACACCACTTTCAATCAGCTTTCGAATACGCTTTGCAATGGAGTGAGCTTCTTGATTTTCATCATGTGAATCCATCACCTCAATCGCTTTCCCCTCACCTTTTGTACTCTCAAGCACTTTACCAATACGTCCACGATTGTGTTCGATGAGATCGTTCGCCGCTTTGAGAATTTGGGTGGTTGAACGGTAGTTTTTCTCTAATTTAACGATTTTAACATTGTCAAATGATTCATGAAATTCTAAAATGTTTTTAATGTTCGCACCACGCCAGCCATAAATACTCTGGTCATCATCGCCCACAACACAGAGATTACTGTGGGTGAAACAGAGCTTGCGAAGTAGCTTGTATTGCAGTTCATTCGTATCTTGGTACTCATCCACCATAATGTATTGATAACGCTTGCTTACCTCTTCGCACAGAGCGTCATCGCCCTCCAAAATTTTATACGGAAGCACCAAAAGATCATCAAAATCGACTAAGTTATTGGAAAGCAAATAGTCTTCGTATTGCTCATAAATTTTAGCAATCGCTTGATAACTTTTCTGCTCTGCTTTCTCCCACGCCACTTTGGGGTCAATCAACGAGGTTTTATAGCGTGAAATCTCACTGGAAATCATGCCTGTTGAAAGTTCTGTCGTGGAATTTAAACTTTTTAAAATACGCTTTTTATCATCGGTGTCGATAACAACGAAGCTATTTTTTCGTCCTATTTTTTCAATGTGAAACTTTAAAAAAAGTAGACCAAATTTATGGAATGTACACAAAAGGGGTGGATAGCTATGCTCTTCGATCATCGCCATAGCGCGTTCTCGCATCTCACTAGCCGCTTTGTTGGTAAAGGTCAGTGTTAAGGTATTTGCAGGAGGAATCCCTAAGGAAAGTAAATACGCTAAACGCGAAGTGATCGTTTTCGTCTTTCCACTACCTGCACCTGCCAAGATAAGCACAGGACCATCCACACACTTTACGGCATCTTGTTGTGACTCGTTTAACATCGCTAAATCTTGCATGCGTTCATCTACTTTTTTGTGATATAAATTGTATTTATTATAGCGAAAAAAGTTTAAGCAAAACTCCATAGACTTTGGACAGACACTCCACACCTAAAGAAGCTTCTGTTTTTAAAGACAATGTCATACTTTTGTACATTGTTTTTAATATTATTTTTCGTTATAATCATTCACGTGTTATAAAAGAAACTTATAAGGATAATTCAATGCTGAAAGATTTCTCTAAAGTAGAAACCTTTTTAACGGTTGTGCGCGAGAAAAGCTTCTCAAAAGCCTCGAAAAAATTAGGAATCAGCCAACCTGCAGTCACCCAACAAATTAAACTTTTAGAAGAGTATTTGGATATTCAAATTGTCGATCGTAAAAAAAACGGTATTAAACTGACTACCGCTGGAGAAGAGCTTTACAAAGTTGCTATCAAACTTGAGAAACATCTCTTAGCAGCTGAGCGTGAAATGCTTCGTTTAGTCAATAAAGAGGTTATTTTTGTCCTTGGTGCATCACCCGTCATTGGAAATTATATCTTGCCAGATTTTCTCAATGACATTCAAGAAGCCATTAAAAACAATGTCATGCTTAAAGTCGAAGACGCCGCAGGCGTTACTGAAAAATTACTCGATAAAAAGGTCGATTTGGCCCTGATTGAAGCACCTATTTTTCAAGAAGGTATCATTTACCGTGAATGGTTGGAAGATGAACTTGTGATTACAAGTCGTTCACCGCTTCCGAAGATGGTTAAAAAAGAGGATTTACTCTCCTTCAACTGGATTTGCCGTGAAGAAGAGTCCAATACGCGCAAAATCATTCATGAGACATTTGAAAAGATGGATGTGGATTGTAAAAGTTTTAAAGTGAAAAGTATCGTTACAAGCTCTACGGCTGTCAAACATACCCTCATGAAAGCGAACATTGAAGAGACACCTACAGTTTCGATTCTCTCAAAACATATTATCGCAGACGAATTGGAAAACGGACAACTTTACACCACAAAAATGAAGGGGTTAAAGCTCACACGCATGCTCTATCT from Sulfurospirillum arsenophilum NBRC 109478 encodes:
- a CDS encoding ATP-dependent helicase, which produces MQDLAMLNESQQDAVKCVDGPVLILAGAGSGKTKTITSRLAYLLSLGIPPANTLTLTFTNKAASEMRERAMAMIEEHSYPPLLCTFHKFGLLFLKFHIEKIGRKNSFVVIDTDDKKRILKSLNSTTELSTGMISSEISRYKTSLIDPKVAWEKAEQKSYQAIAKIYEQYEDYLLSNNLVDFDDLLVLPYKILEGDDALCEEVSKRYQYIMVDEYQDTNELQYKLLRKLCFTHSNLCVVGDDDQSIYGWRGANIKNILEFHESFDNVKIVKLEKNYRSTTQILKAANDLIEHNRGRIGKVLESTKGEGKAIEVMDSHDENQEAHSIAKRIRKLIESGVNPHEIAVLYRINALSRSLEEGLNKEKIPYNMVGGVKFYERAEVKDVISYLRVIANPHDDFSIKRIINRPKRGLGKVTIDRIFKSAYDNHQSIYEYITCNEAAIEKDATKKASLALKEFVQNIAHMQSIQQNSTYDMIDAIEESFAIKEYYNNQPDSLDRLSNIDEFYGLFRDYVKQNPQMGVDDFLNELALQSDQDQIDSENISIMSIHASKGLEFEYLFVIGLEEGFFPLIGDGSDIEEERRLGYVAITRAKKELTLSFSGSRFYKGRRTELTKSRFLKEAGVCEGSLILEKTTSFKKGDLVKHKIFGIGRVTEVSKVGREFKLQINFSGTRRDILASFVEKI
- a CDS encoding LysR family transcriptional regulator; its protein translation is MLKDFSKVETFLTVVREKSFSKASKKLGISQPAVTQQIKLLEEYLDIQIVDRKKNGIKLTTAGEELYKVAIKLEKHLLAAEREMLRLVNKEVIFVLGASPVIGNYILPDFLNDIQEAIKNNVMLKVEDAAGVTEKLLDKKVDLALIEAPIFQEGIIYREWLEDELVITSRSPLPKMVKKEDLLSFNWICREEESNTRKIIHETFEKMDVDCKSFKVKSIVTSSTAVKHTLMKANIEETPTVSILSKHIIADELENGQLYTTKMKGLKLTRMLYLCYIKDRKHDALIDNVINYIMNKHDIKA